A genomic stretch from Algoriphagus halophilus includes:
- a CDS encoding arginine deiminase → MNLRINSEFGTLRAVLMHRPGKEIDRLTPYNKEFLLFEDVPYLEALQKEHDAFSNLIKESTGAQVYQLRELLIRVLYDEDILLKLVRESLKKSGLVHLAEDILERFSTAECASILTAGLKIHELRKKIPNLNSGELMESAFAISPCPNLYFQRDPMALTPGGIIFSSMKMDGRQREADLLRTIFENHADFKDNVNRLYPIQGHDNPPSIEGGDIIVLSGKAVAIGNSERTDEKAIYHAAKAMLAEGSVERVYEVHLPHKRNYMHLDTVFTILDENLVLTYPDALNSVLQTSRYTLKEIKDDKVHIKREVLNESLLTILEREIPHLEILHTADGNPDYSLREQWFDGANVFAIGPRRVISYNRNIHTNRALRQLGVDVLEIPSSELSRGLGGPRCMTMPLSRSRV, encoded by the coding sequence ATGAATCTTAGAATAAACTCAGAATTTGGAACCCTCCGAGCCGTATTGATGCATAGACCAGGAAAGGAAATAGATCGGTTGACGCCCTACAATAAGGAGTTCTTACTTTTTGAGGATGTTCCCTATTTAGAGGCCTTGCAAAAGGAACACGATGCTTTCTCCAACTTAATTAAGGAGTCCACAGGGGCCCAGGTGTATCAATTGCGGGAATTATTGATCCGTGTATTATATGATGAGGATATCCTGTTGAAGTTGGTGAGAGAGTCTTTGAAAAAGTCCGGCTTGGTTCATCTGGCGGAAGATATTTTGGAAAGATTTTCTACTGCGGAGTGTGCCTCAATTTTGACTGCCGGGTTAAAAATTCACGAATTAAGAAAGAAAATCCCCAATCTAAACTCTGGAGAACTGATGGAGTCTGCCTTTGCGATTTCACCATGTCCCAACTTATATTTTCAACGGGACCCCATGGCTTTGACTCCAGGTGGAATTATTTTTTCAAGTATGAAAATGGACGGAAGACAAAGAGAAGCGGATTTGTTGCGGACCATATTTGAAAACCATGCTGACTTTAAGGATAATGTCAATCGATTGTATCCTATTCAAGGGCATGATAATCCTCCAAGTATTGAGGGAGGAGATATCATCGTCTTATCGGGAAAAGCAGTGGCCATAGGGAATTCTGAGAGGACCGATGAAAAAGCGATTTACCATGCTGCCAAAGCCATGTTGGCTGAAGGATCAGTAGAACGGGTTTATGAAGTGCATCTTCCTCATAAGCGGAATTACATGCATTTAGATACGGTCTTCACCATCTTGGATGAAAATCTGGTGTTAACCTACCCTGATGCTCTCAACTCGGTATTGCAGACTTCCCGTTATACATTGAAGGAAATAAAAGACGATAAAGTCCATATCAAAAGAGAGGTGTTGAATGAATCTCTTTTAACCATCCTTGAGCGTGAAATTCCACATTTGGAAATCCTACACACTGCTGATGGGAATCCCGATTATTCCCTCCGTGAGCAATGGTTCGATGGAGCCAATGTATTTGCCATTGGCCCCAGAAGGGTGATCTCCTACAATAGAAATATTCATACTAATCGGGCACTAAGACAATTGGGAGTCGACGTATTGGAGATTCCTTCCTCTGAACTTTCAAGAGGACTTGGAGGACCCAGGTGTATGACGATGCCTCTAAGTAGGTCTAGAGTTTAA
- a CDS encoding DUF4197 domain-containing protein, translating to MGLIFSGCDTINQLGGQFGLGTPTEAEINSGLKQALEYGTSYATERLSKEDGYLGNLAIKIVFPEEAQKVENTLRSIGLGNLCDQVITSVNRAAEDAAIEAKPIFVAAIKDMSITDVKNILLGENDAATTYFENKTTGSLEEKFKPIIETSLNKVGATKYWGDVIGRYNQVPLVKPIEADLSKYVTKKAIDGLFYEIAKEELKIRENVTARSTLLLQQVFGYADREKAVSGTVK from the coding sequence ATGGGACTGATTTTTTCTGGTTGCGACACCATCAATCAATTGGGCGGGCAGTTCGGGTTAGGCACCCCTACTGAGGCAGAGATCAATTCAGGACTCAAACAAGCCTTGGAATATGGAACCAGCTATGCTACGGAACGACTCTCCAAGGAGGATGGGTATTTGGGAAATTTGGCTATCAAAATCGTTTTTCCAGAAGAAGCCCAAAAAGTGGAAAACACCTTGCGCTCCATTGGACTTGGAAACCTTTGTGACCAAGTAATTACCAGCGTCAATCGGGCTGCTGAAGATGCTGCCATTGAAGCCAAACCCATTTTTGTAGCAGCCATCAAAGACATGAGTATTACTGATGTGAAAAACATTTTGCTGGGAGAAAACGACGCAGCAACCACCTATTTTGAGAATAAGACGACAGGTTCATTGGAAGAAAAATTCAAACCGATCATTGAAACTAGTTTAAATAAAGTAGGTGCCACCAAATACTGGGGAGACGTCATTGGAAGGTATAACCAAGTTCCTTTAGTAAAGCCCATAGAAGCCGATCTATCCAAGTATGTCACCAAAAAAGCAATCGATGGACTCTTTTATGAAATTGCCAAAGAGGAATTAAAAATCCGTGAAAATGTCACTGCCAGAAGTACCTTGTTGCTACAACAAGTGTTTGGATATGCTGACCGAGAAAAAGCTGTTTCAGGAACAGTTAAATAA
- the lysS gene encoding lysine--tRNA ligase: MQLLSEQEIERRKDREELMKLGINPYPAEAFPINVTAADIHRNYENRKNDYKSISIAGRLMSRRIMGSASFGEIQDSTGRLQIYVRRDDICPGDDKTLYNSVFKKLLGIGDFIGVKGYIFTTQTGEISLHVTELKVLSKSVKPLPVVKRDEEGNVHDGFTDPELRYRQRYVDLTVNPEVKKTFITRSKIITQMRRYFDDHGWLEVETPILQAVHGGAAARPFQTHHNTLDMPLFLRIANELYLKRLIVGGFDGVYEFGKMFRNEGMDRTHNPEFTSMEIYVAYKDYIWMMEMVEELIEQVTESIHGKTKIKVGENEIDFAGPYRRLSMYDSIKEYAGIDVSQMDEQGLRKVCAEMGIAVDDTMGKGKLVDEIFGEKVEANLIQPTYITDYPIEMTPLAKKHRTEPGLVERFELFVNGKEIANAYTELNDPIDQRERFEDQLKLAERGDDEAMAMDLDFLRALEYGMPPTSGLGIGIDRLTMLLTNNTTIQEVLFFPQMRPEKKAVELTEEEKLVLDLLKKEHPIDLGKLKEQTGLSNKKWDVAMKGLSKKEVARVQKDGDLLTVQLL, translated from the coding sequence ATGCAACTTTTGAGCGAACAGGAAATAGAGAGAAGAAAGGACCGGGAAGAATTGATGAAATTGGGAATCAATCCTTACCCAGCGGAAGCTTTTCCAATCAATGTGACCGCAGCCGACATCCATCGAAATTATGAAAATCGTAAAAACGATTACAAAAGCATTTCGATAGCAGGTCGTCTGATGAGTAGAAGAATCATGGGGTCTGCATCTTTTGGTGAAATTCAGGATTCCACCGGAAGACTTCAGATTTATGTGCGTCGTGATGACATCTGCCCAGGTGATGATAAGACTCTTTATAATTCAGTATTCAAAAAGTTGTTGGGTATTGGAGACTTCATTGGAGTGAAGGGATATATTTTTACCACCCAAACCGGTGAGATTTCTCTTCATGTGACAGAACTGAAAGTCCTTTCTAAATCAGTAAAACCACTTCCTGTAGTAAAAAGAGATGAGGAAGGAAATGTCCATGATGGATTTACCGATCCGGAATTAAGATATAGGCAACGATATGTGGATTTGACGGTAAATCCAGAGGTGAAAAAAACCTTCATCACGCGTTCCAAAATCATCACCCAGATGCGTCGCTATTTTGACGACCATGGTTGGTTAGAAGTGGAAACGCCTATTCTACAGGCTGTCCATGGAGGTGCTGCAGCCAGGCCATTTCAAACGCATCACAATACCTTGGATATGCCTTTGTTTTTGCGGATTGCAAATGAGTTGTATCTGAAAAGATTGATCGTAGGTGGATTTGATGGAGTATATGAGTTTGGTAAAATGTTCCGAAACGAAGGAATGGACCGTACGCATAATCCAGAATTTACCTCCATGGAGATTTATGTAGCCTATAAAGATTACATCTGGATGATGGAAATGGTAGAGGAGTTGATCGAGCAGGTGACTGAGTCCATTCATGGAAAGACCAAAATCAAGGTAGGGGAGAATGAAATTGATTTTGCCGGACCTTATAGAAGGCTGTCCATGTATGATTCCATCAAGGAATATGCTGGAATCGACGTCAGCCAAATGGATGAGCAAGGTTTAAGAAAGGTATGTGCGGAAATGGGAATTGCAGTTGATGACACCATGGGTAAAGGTAAATTGGTGGATGAAATCTTTGGAGAGAAAGTGGAAGCCAACTTGATCCAGCCTACTTATATCACGGATTACCCAATCGAAATGACGCCATTGGCGAAGAAGCATAGAACGGAACCAGGCTTGGTGGAGCGTTTTGAGTTATTCGTAAATGGTAAGGAAATAGCCAACGCTTATACTGAATTGAACGATCCAATCGATCAAAGAGAAAGATTCGAGGATCAATTGAAATTGGCAGAACGAGGAGATGATGAGGCCATGGCGATGGATTTGGACTTCCTTCGTGCATTGGAATACGGAATGCCTCCTACTTCAGGATTAGGAATCGGAATCGATCGATTGACCATGCTTTTGACCAACAATACCACCATCCAGGAAGTATTGTTCTTCCCTCAGATGAGACCTGAGAAGAAAGCGGTAGAGTTGACAGAGGAAGAAAAGCTAGTTTTGGATTTGCTGAAAAAAGAACATCCGATTGACTTGGGTAAGCTAAAAGAGCAAACAGGTCTGAGTAATAAAAAATGGGATGTAGCGATGAAAGGATTAAGCAAAAAAGAAGTGGCTAGGGTCCAAAAGGATGGAGATCTTTTGACCGTACAGTTACTTTGA
- a CDS encoding proline dehydrogenase family protein, whose amino-acid sequence MPTKPTISFENLEIAFASKTDAELKRTHLVFSLLNNKTLSDIGIALTHFALKLKLPIKWIMKQTMFGHFCGGETIQESIKACESLANYGIEAILDYSVEGKGDEESFEKTTEEIRQTMVASAKTDYMPFGVIKVTGLGDYHPMIKIQAGEPLTVEEQEAYDRTKARVDMLCKTAHDLGLKILIDAEESWFQDTVDELTYDAMEKYNKERCVVYNTYQMYRHDMLGRLKKAKETAAQKGYLLGAKLVRGAYMEKEGERAERLKYPSPIQPNKQATDHDYNAAVEFCISHHERVFLMCGSHNENSNLLATALMDKYNIDPKSDQVFFAQLYGMSDNISFNLANAGYRVVKYVPYGPVEKVMPYLTRRAAENSSIAGQSSREFELIKREMKRRKAVA is encoded by the coding sequence ATGCCTACAAAACCGACTATTTCTTTCGAAAATCTGGAAATAGCCTTTGCTTCTAAAACGGATGCAGAGCTAAAAAGAACGCACTTGGTGTTTTCTTTATTGAATAATAAAACGCTTTCCGATATAGGTATTGCCTTGACCCATTTTGCGTTGAAATTAAAGTTACCGATCAAATGGATCATGAAACAAACCATGTTTGGACATTTCTGTGGTGGAGAGACCATTCAGGAAAGCATCAAGGCCTGTGAGTCCTTGGCAAACTATGGTATTGAGGCCATTTTGGATTATTCAGTGGAAGGAAAAGGGGATGAGGAAAGCTTCGAAAAGACGACAGAAGAAATTCGCCAAACCATGGTTGCTTCTGCCAAAACAGATTATATGCCTTTTGGGGTGATTAAAGTTACCGGTTTGGGAGATTACCATCCCATGATCAAAATCCAGGCAGGCGAACCCTTGACAGTTGAAGAGCAAGAGGCATATGACAGGACCAAAGCAAGAGTGGATATGCTTTGTAAAACGGCACATGATCTAGGGTTGAAGATATTGATTGATGCGGAAGAGTCTTGGTTTCAGGATACAGTAGATGAGCTGACCTATGATGCCATGGAAAAGTATAACAAGGAGCGTTGTGTAGTATACAACACCTATCAGATGTACCGCCATGACATGCTCGGAAGGTTGAAAAAGGCCAAAGAAACTGCAGCACAAAAAGGGTATTTGTTAGGCGCAAAATTGGTGAGAGGGGCCTACATGGAGAAAGAAGGAGAAAGGGCGGAACGCCTGAAGTATCCAAGTCCTATTCAACCCAATAAGCAAGCAACGGATCATGATTACAATGCAGCAGTGGAGTTTTGTATATCACATCATGAGCGGGTATTCCTGATGTGCGGGTCGCATAATGAGAATAGTAACCTCCTTGCGACAGCTTTGATGGATAAATACAATATTGATCCGAAATCTGATCAGGTATTCTTTGCGCAGCTTTATGGAATGAGTGATAATATTTCCTTCAACCTGGCCAATGCCGGTTATCGAGTGGTGAAATATGTGCCTTATGGCCCTGTAGAGAAGGTAATGCCTTATTTGACTAGGCGTGCCGCAGAAAACTCCAGCATTGCAGGACAAAGCAGCCGTGAATTTGAATTGATCAAACGGGAAATGAAGCGTAGGAAAGCAGTGGCTTAA
- a CDS encoding chorismate mutase: protein MKTHKQIKDWGLGLTGPMIIAGPCSAESPEQIEKICLEMKEENVIPSMFRAGIWKPRTRPGSFEGIGEEGLKWMEIVRHHLNIPITVEVGNAAHAEIALRNNVDVVWVGARTTVNPFAVQEIADALKGSDIPVMVKNPMNPDLDLWMGALERFHAVGLTKLAAIHRGFSDAYDKRFRNKPNWSMPIHLKRVWTGMEVINDPSHIVGKRDGILEISQRAINFGLDGLMIETHHDPDNAWSDAKQQVTPKRLKEILNAIDFKKPLVSEQPSEKLNDLRRAVDHLDDQLLDILQERFAVIDQIGAHKREHHLTVFQADRWKDVMESRTQKGVQRQLSEKFMKELLYSIHEESVKRQEKQLRESEAVKK from the coding sequence ATGAAAACGCACAAACAAATCAAAGACTGGGGCCTGGGACTAACAGGACCAATGATCATCGCCGGCCCTTGTAGCGCCGAGTCACCTGAACAAATCGAAAAGATTTGTCTGGAGATGAAGGAAGAAAATGTGATTCCTTCTATGTTCAGAGCTGGTATCTGGAAGCCAAGAACAAGACCAGGAAGCTTCGAAGGGATCGGAGAAGAAGGGTTGAAGTGGATGGAAATCGTTCGTCATCACCTGAATATTCCTATTACGGTAGAAGTAGGGAATGCTGCCCATGCCGAAATTGCACTAAGAAACAATGTAGACGTGGTATGGGTAGGTGCCAGAACCACTGTCAACCCATTTGCAGTACAGGAAATTGCAGATGCATTGAAAGGATCTGATATCCCTGTAATGGTAAAAAACCCAATGAACCCTGACTTAGACCTATGGATGGGTGCCTTGGAAAGATTCCATGCGGTAGGTTTGACGAAACTGGCTGCGATCCACAGAGGTTTCTCTGATGCTTACGATAAGAGATTCCGTAACAAGCCCAATTGGTCTATGCCAATCCATTTAAAGCGTGTTTGGACTGGAATGGAAGTAATCAACGACCCTTCTCACATTGTAGGTAAAAGAGATGGAATTCTAGAGATCTCCCAACGTGCCATCAACTTTGGATTGGATGGTTTGATGATTGAAACGCATCACGATCCTGATAATGCCTGGTCTGATGCCAAGCAACAAGTCACTCCAAAGAGACTAAAGGAAATTTTGAACGCCATCGATTTCAAAAAGCCGTTGGTATCAGAACAACCAAGCGAAAAACTAAACGACTTGAGAAGAGCAGTTGACCACCTTGATGATCAACTTTTGGATATTCTTCAAGAGAGATTTGCAGTAATCGATCAAATTGGCGCACACAAGAGAGAGCACCATTTAACTGTATTTCAAGCAGATAGATGGAAAGATGTAATGGAAAGCAGAACTCAAAAGGGAGTACAGCGTCAGCTAAGCGAAAAGTTTATGAAGGAGTTACTTTATTCTATTCATGAAGAATCAGTAAAGCGTCAAGAAAAACAACTTCGTGAATCTGAAGCTGTTAAGAAGTAA
- a CDS encoding M48 family metalloprotease produces the protein MRTYKNYLSLFSAFILLGLSSCAINPVTGKKQIVLMSEAQEIEMGKQSDPEIVAFFGLYEDPELQEFITTKGNEMAAISHRPKLAYEFKIVDSPVINAFAVPGGYVYFTRGIMAHFNNEAEFAGVLGHEIGHVTARHSVIQQRNQILGQLGLITGIILVPQLSEFVEPLSQGMQLALLKFGRDAERQSDELGVDYSSQIGYDATEMAGFFETLERQQDNSGANEIPPFLSTHPSPEERNATVERLALEWQQKSKMTEFEINRDSYLRKIDGLIVGEDPKQGFVENSTFYHPVLKIQFPLPKDWSHQNSPQQFQMAPKAGDAVMILTLASGANLEEAANAVLENYGLTLVESRKETINSMPAILMVADYLQEQASTIRVLSSLIQFEGNIYSLMGVTELAKFDSYQSVFNKTIRDFQELRESEKLNRKPDILKIKTIPYSMSLEAAFKYYGMPSERYEELSLLNGMHLTDQLNKGMLIKVVGK, from the coding sequence ATGAGAACTTACAAGAATTACCTAAGCCTCTTTTCAGCATTTATACTCTTGGGTTTAAGTTCCTGTGCCATCAATCCTGTCACAGGAAAAAAGCAAATTGTATTGATGTCTGAAGCTCAGGAAATCGAGATGGGAAAGCAGTCAGATCCTGAAATTGTTGCCTTTTTTGGCCTTTATGAAGATCCAGAACTCCAAGAATTTATCACTACTAAGGGTAATGAAATGGCGGCAATTTCACATCGTCCAAAATTAGCCTATGAGTTCAAAATAGTGGACTCACCAGTAATTAATGCCTTTGCGGTGCCTGGTGGGTATGTCTATTTTACCCGAGGAATTATGGCGCATTTTAATAATGAAGCCGAGTTTGCGGGGGTGTTAGGTCATGAGATTGGGCACGTTACCGCTAGGCATTCAGTGATACAGCAGCGGAATCAGATTCTTGGTCAGCTAGGTTTAATAACGGGGATCATTTTAGTCCCTCAGCTCAGTGAATTCGTAGAGCCTTTGTCTCAGGGAATGCAGTTGGCTTTGCTGAAATTCGGAAGAGACGCGGAGCGTCAATCCGATGAGCTAGGTGTGGATTATTCTTCCCAAATCGGGTATGATGCGACTGAAATGGCCGGATTTTTCGAAACACTGGAAAGACAACAGGATAATTCTGGAGCGAATGAAATCCCCCCTTTTCTTTCTACTCACCCTTCACCAGAAGAACGAAATGCTACTGTTGAAAGACTTGCACTAGAGTGGCAGCAAAAATCTAAAATGACTGAATTTGAAATAAACCGAGATAGTTACCTGCGAAAAATTGATGGTCTTATAGTGGGAGAAGACCCGAAGCAGGGATTTGTGGAGAATAGTACTTTTTATCATCCAGTTCTAAAAATCCAATTTCCACTTCCTAAAGATTGGAGTCACCAAAACTCACCACAACAGTTTCAAATGGCACCAAAGGCTGGTGATGCAGTGATGATTCTGACTTTGGCCTCAGGAGCTAACCTGGAGGAAGCTGCAAATGCAGTTTTGGAGAATTATGGACTGACGCTAGTAGAATCTAGGAAAGAGACCATCAACAGCATGCCGGCAATACTAATGGTTGCTGATTATTTGCAGGAGCAAGCGAGTACTATACGTGTCCTTTCTTCTCTTATTCAATTTGAAGGAAATATTTATAGTTTAATGGGGGTTACGGAGCTAGCAAAGTTTGATTCATACCAGTCAGTTTTTAATAAGACGATACGTGATTTTCAAGAATTACGAGAATCGGAAAAACTGAATCGAAAACCAGATATACTAAAAATCAAAACAATTCCATATTCCATGTCATTGGAAGCTGCGTTTAAGTATTATGGAATGCCATCTGAGAGATATGAAGAACTTTCACTCCTAAATGGGATGCATTTGACAGATCAATTGAACAAAGGAATGTTGATCAAAGTCGTTGGAAAATAA
- the aroB gene encoding 3-dehydroquinate synthase — protein MDPVIFSSSIASDLEKVLQSISFSQLFVLTDQNTEQHCLPKLQSIFPPKSIFKTVAAGEKNKNLSTCSEIWSAMTEAALDRKALFINIGGGVIGDMGGFCASIYKRGIRFINIPTTLLSQVDASVGGKLGVDFEGLKNHLGTFNEPETVMISPEFLETLPEEELRSGYAEIIKHGLIQDKAYFEQLNVNDWKNQDWKELIQHSVGIKKQVVLADPKEAGLRKILNYGHTIGHAFESHFLDTEKHLLHGEAIAIGMICEGYLSLKKLNLSPEELDTINHTFLRIYGKFSFEDSDLTPILNLCLQDKKNEGSVLMFSLLEKIGTCTFNIPVTRDEIEEAILYYKNLELS, from the coding sequence GTGGACCCAGTCATTTTCTCATCCTCTATTGCCTCAGATTTGGAAAAGGTGCTCCAAAGCATCTCTTTTTCACAACTTTTCGTCCTAACAGACCAGAACACTGAGCAGCATTGTTTACCCAAACTCCAATCCATTTTTCCTCCAAAATCCATCTTCAAGACGGTAGCTGCTGGAGAAAAGAATAAAAATTTAAGTACCTGTTCAGAGATTTGGTCAGCAATGACTGAAGCTGCATTGGATAGAAAAGCATTATTTATCAACATCGGCGGTGGGGTAATCGGAGACATGGGAGGGTTTTGCGCAAGTATTTACAAGCGTGGAATCCGTTTTATAAATATTCCAACTACGCTCCTATCTCAGGTTGATGCCAGTGTAGGAGGAAAATTGGGAGTAGACTTTGAAGGCCTAAAAAACCATTTAGGAACCTTCAATGAACCTGAAACAGTCATGATTTCCCCTGAGTTTCTGGAGACATTACCAGAGGAAGAACTTCGTTCGGGATATGCCGAAATCATAAAGCATGGACTGATTCAGGACAAGGCCTATTTTGAGCAGCTTAACGTAAATGATTGGAAAAACCAAGATTGGAAAGAGTTGATCCAACATTCCGTAGGCATCAAAAAACAAGTGGTTTTGGCAGACCCAAAAGAAGCTGGCCTCCGAAAAATATTGAATTATGGCCATACCATAGGTCATGCTTTTGAATCTCATTTTTTAGATACTGAGAAGCACTTGTTACATGGAGAAGCCATCGCAATCGGGATGATTTGTGAAGGTTATCTTTCTTTGAAAAAATTAAACCTGAGCCCAGAAGAGCTAGATACTATTAACCACACTTTCCTACGTATTTATGGAAAGTTCTCTTTTGAGGATTCAGATTTGACACCGATCCTGAACCTTTGCCTTCAAGACAAAAAAAATGAAGGGTCTGTGCTGATGTTCTCCTTATTGGAAAAAATAGGAACATGCACCTTCAACATCCCGGTAACCAGGGATGAAATCGAAGAGGCAATCCTTTACTATAAAAACTTAGAACTCTCTTAA
- a CDS encoding DUF4197 domain-containing protein, with the protein MQISKSFNPSHLFTVLLFFVFSLGTSSLTAQSIFKPTNEQLNAGLKEALTFATDISADRLHLENGYLNNLDVKILFPPEAKNIENTLRSLGLGSMVDQVIVSVNRAAEDAAIQAKPIFESAIKEMSIQDVKSILTGEEDAATQYFANSTSDSLAVKFEPIIDQSLKKVDATKYWEDVTIRYNKIPFVKKVNTDLTGYVTKKAIDGLFIEIAKEELKIRENVNSRSTLLLQKVFGYADSQTQGN; encoded by the coding sequence ATGCAAATCTCAAAAAGCTTTAATCCATCACACTTATTCACTGTTCTTTTATTTTTTGTTTTCTCTCTTGGCACAAGTTCGTTAACGGCCCAAAGTATCTTCAAGCCCACAAATGAACAACTCAATGCCGGATTAAAGGAAGCTTTGACTTTTGCCACGGACATTAGTGCTGACAGACTTCACTTAGAAAATGGCTATTTGAATAACCTTGATGTAAAAATCCTCTTCCCCCCAGAGGCAAAAAACATCGAAAACACCCTTCGGTCTTTGGGATTAGGTTCCATGGTGGATCAGGTAATAGTAAGTGTAAACAGGGCCGCTGAAGATGCTGCAATTCAAGCGAAACCTATTTTTGAATCGGCTATCAAAGAGATGAGCATTCAAGATGTGAAATCGATACTGACCGGAGAGGAAGATGCAGCCACGCAATATTTCGCTAATTCTACCAGTGACAGCTTGGCTGTAAAATTTGAGCCTATTATCGATCAAAGCCTCAAAAAGGTGGATGCAACCAAATATTGGGAAGATGTAACAATCCGATATAATAAAATACCTTTTGTCAAAAAAGTGAATACGGATTTGACTGGATATGTCACCAAAAAAGCAATTGATGGACTTTTTATAGAAATCGCCAAAGAAGAATTAAAGATCCGTGAAAATGTCAATTCCAGAAGTACCTTATTGTTACAAAAAGTTTTTGGATATGCAGATAGTCAAACCCAAGGAAATTAA